The Cyanobacteria bacterium FACHB-DQ100 genome contains the following window.
TGATCGTTTCGATGATGGAGTGGCGGTGCAGCATCAAACGGTCATTCAGTGGCAGCAATCGCTGTTTCGTATTGCGGTTAAGTTGATAATGCCTATCTCTATCATCTTGACGCTGTGCGCCCTTACTTGCCGCCCAACGTTGAATACCTCGCAGTCGATGGTTACTATGCCAAAGCCAGATTTGTTTCAGGAGCGGTGGATCTGAAGTTGCACGTCATCAGCAAGCTCAGGTGCGATGCGAACCTTCAGTTTCTCTACATGGGAGAGCAAAAGCGACGAGGGAGACCGCGCAAGTATGCAGGTAAAGTTGACTTGAGTGACCTCAGTCGCTTCACGTTTGTCGAAACCGTATCCCCAAATGTGAATCTGTACACTGCTGTCGTCTTTCATGTGTCGCTCAAACGCTCGATTCGAGTCGTCTACCTGGTAGACCAGCGCTCGACTCGCGTTCGGACTTGTTTGCTCTTCAGCACAGATGCTGGGCAAGACCCGGTGCGAATTTACCACTACTACAAACTGCGATTCCAAATCGAATTTATCTTTCGAGACGCAAAGCAATTTACGGGACTAGAAGATTGTCAAGCTCGCGATGCTCAAAAACTCGCCTTCCATTTCAATGCCAGTTTCACGGCACTCAATCTCGCTAGACTCGACGCTTTGCAGCAGCATTCAGGACTAGCTCCATTTGTCTTCTCAATGGCAAGTGTCAAACGGCAAATGCTCAATCAGCACCTGCTCGAACGATTTATTTGCAACTTAGACTTAGACCCAAGCCAAATTAAATCGCATCCCAACTACTCAAGCCTTTGCAATTACGGCATTATCGCTGCCTGATTCTGCCCGGACTATTGCTTGTAGACATGGTACTGGAACCCGTTTGCTGTCCGAACTGCAACAGCACTAACGTTGTGAAAAATGGCAAAAGTGACGAAGGAAAACAACGGTATCGTTGCCGCAATACCGATTGTCCTCGCCGCTCTTTCATCCGAGACTACAGCTATCGCGGCTATTTGCCAGAAGTCAAGCAGCAAATCAGCGATATGGCAGTGAATGGCAGTGGGATTCGAGATACCGCAAGAGTGCTGAAAATTAGCCCCACAACCGTGATTGAGGAATAAAAAAAAAGATCGCCATCTCGAACGAGTCAACACGGCTCTACTCCAACAGATGGAAAGTTTACCCACGAGTGCGATGGTGGTAAAAGTTGAAGAAGCGGAAATGGACGAGATGTGGAGTTTTGTGCAGTCTAAGAAACAACAACGGTGGTTGTGGCATGCCATTGATCATCGCACAGGTACAGTGTTAGCTTATGTCCTTGCTCCGCATGAAGATGCAGCACTCAAAGAACTTCAGCAATTGCTTGCTC
Protein-coding sequences here:
- a CDS encoding transposase gives rise to the protein MRPYLPPNVEYLAVDGYYAKARFVSGAVDLKLHVISKLRCDANLQFLYMGEQKRRGRPRKYAGKVDLSDLSRFTFVETVSPNVNLYTAVVFHVSLKRSIRVVYLVDQRSTRVRTCLLFSTDAGQDPVRIYHYYKLRFQIEFIFRDAKQFTGLEDCQARDAQKLAFHFNASFTALNLARLDALQQHSGLAPFVFSMASVKRQMLNQHLLERFICNLDLDPSQIKSHPNYSSLCNYGIIAA